The following is a genomic window from Nymphaea colorata isolate Beijing-Zhang1983 chromosome 3, ASM883128v2, whole genome shotgun sequence.
TGTGGTCTTGACCACATTTATGTGGTATTGGAGAAGAGGTGATCCATTTTTATTGTCAATCTTCTATGCCAGATCAGTGAAGCAGTTAATATTATATTTAGAAGCTTTACCTAATTTGTGGATTTTTCTGTATAatgctgcatttttttttataattaacaTTTTCAGGAACCAAGAGCCTAAGTTTTTTGCTCATGTGTTCTGCCTCGTGCTGGGTGAAGGGCCCTTGCTTCATGAGCTTTTATTCATTCTTGCCTGCTACATCAACCAGCCAATAGAGTTTGCAATATTCAATTTTCACTTCATGCACCATATGATCATGCCGCCATCTAATCTTGTAGTTCCCTTGTGTCAATCAAGCACACTTATGGTCTCAATGAATGGACTAGAAAATGGAATTATTCCTAAGTAGCATGGGCTAAACCAAAACTGGCACCACAACCAAGTCGGCATGACCCAAGTTTGGGTGCAGGTGTAGCAGTAAACTCAGTCAACGTGATTTGGGTGTGATGAGATGCACCTGCCTGTTTCCTTCCAAAAAGGTGCGCCCACCTTGAGTCAACTGTGAGTCTGGTGTAATCAAACAGTGAGTCAGGAGTCCTTAAAGTTCAAACGTTGCTGAAGTCCATTTTCATCCGCAAGTtcacttaaaagaaaaacatttagcGTTGAACTTGAAGTTCCCCATTTTCCCCTTTCCATGtgttacctctctctctctctctctctttctctctctctctctctctctctctctcacttgagTTGACAGTGAGTCTGGTGTAATCAAATGGTGAGTCAGGtgtgttcaaacttcaaacattGCTGAAGTCCATTTTCATCCACAAGATCACTTAAAAACCATTTAGGGTTTGAAGTTCCCTATTTTCCTCCTTCTGtgtactctctctttctctctctctctctctctctctctctcacgcacacacacaatatTGCACAATACACATATCTTCCTGCTGCATCTTTGTCAGAAACCCGTCAACCTGCGAGCAGCCGCCTGCTTTTTGTTGTCTATTTTTATCTGTTTTCATCCTTATAATCTGTTTTATATACTCTGCTTTATTGTAAAATCTGTTATAATCTGTTTACTTTTATTATATAATCTGCTTTATGAGTATGACCTGTCTTAGTGTCTTGTAATGTGCTTTTATCCATTTTAATCagtttttattttagttttagttCGTTTTCTTCAAGCCTGTTTTAGCTGGCATATATAGtctgttttacttttattatataatatttataaccTATCTTATTTTCTCATAATCTGTTTGTTGCAGAACTGTGACCTGTTTTAGTTGACATATATAatctgttttgcattttttaattttttaatctgtCTGTTATGTTATATGGTCTATTTTGATCTGTTTTGcttttattatatgttttgcttttttttttttgaataattgaGAATGATAATCTAATAACTTATGAGATGTTaattgtttatattttgttatttgtgaatgtatatatgtatgcatgtgtgtgtatatgttcatatgtatgtttgtggatgtatgtatttatgtatgtataatgTTCTTTGAATCAttacacatgtatgtatgtttgtATCCTGTCAACGCACATGCTTCTGCACCCTGCATCTGTCTGACATAGAATTATTCTATATCtaatttgattgaaaatcaTTCCTCAAAAGGTCGATTTTTAAACGCTgttgcattgaaaaaaaaaaattgtgaaaggGCAAGCTTCTTGATGAAAATTTGTGCCTCAGTTTCTGCATATATAGAAAGATCTATGcagttttttttctgtttcttgatGTCAAGCGGTTTTCTCAAGAGGAAATTGTGCTTCATTAAACtatcaaatttaatatttacaCTGCTGCATGCCCCTATGCTTCATGATTTATTAAAGTTGTGCATGATTCTGGAAGACTAGAACCAAATACTTCCATCTAGTAGAATTGGTTACAGTTATTGGTTGTATGCAATATTTTGCAGAAATGCCAGGAGATAATCTTCAAATTAGTTGGACACAAGCTTGTCGACATAAATATTAGAGACATAAAACCATGGGTGATGCATGCAGAAGTTGCTGAGAAGTATTCTGCTGTTAATAATCGAGTAATGCTTGTGGGTGATGCTGCTCATCGTTTTCCTCCTGCTGGTGGTTTTGGTAAAATTTGGCTGACCTAGTAAAGAAATTATGCGGAAACTTTCTTTCTAAACCCTGATACAAGCACATGCTGTAATTTTTATACAGTGGTTCTCATTTTGTACCATAGGTTACTGCATCTTGTTCCATTCTTTGCTTTCCACGAGTGTTTTTCCAATTTGGAAAAAGATTATATAGTTTCATTTGTGTAAATATGGAAACCAATGTTGATTTAGCTGTCACTATCCTTTCCATCTTTTTATCACACTACTGTGGAATATCCACACCTGACTTGCTTTTCTGAATAACTCCTTTTCTGAATCATTGGGTTAAAAGTGTATGCTGAGCTAAATGCTGATGGGTTTACATCGTTATATTCTGAGCCGTTGTTTTTGACTTGGCTTTATAATCTTACGGTTTTAAATGAGATTAGCTTCTTGTCTCTGACAAGAAGATATTTCCTGTTAGTGGTTAGACCCAGaatcagaaaaatatttttccctTATAGATGAGTCTTGGAGGAGATATTCTCTGTAGATGAGTCTTGGAGGAGATATTCTCTGTGCATGTCTATGGAAATATGTTATGAACAGATTAGTTGGTCAAGACATTGTCTCTTAATGGTTTAATGTCACTTTAGTTTGATATAATTTCTTATTTCTATAAATCTCTAATTGCGTTGTTCCCTTGACTATAGAAATTATTCCAGGTCATTGGCAATTGGGTTTTTGCTTAATGCTTATGTGCTGCAAGGCTGCAACAAAATATGGTCATTGCTCATGCCATGCATCAGAGATCATCACCCTACCAGAACTAATGGAATCTGATGCACATCTTACAATATTCAATGAATCAATATCTACATGCTGTGAAGTGGGATAGATTTGATGTTGGACATACTGTACATGCATTATTTTCTAATGTATCTGGAATTGATGAATATCTAAACAACATTATACTGGTTTTTGTGTTAAGCGGACCATGTGTTTAGCTGGGTTGGAATTTGCTCTTTTCGCTTCTAGGTTTCTCTACaatttaggaattttttttttgtaaggttCATTTCAATGTTACAACTTGGCcatcctttttatttcttttcctttccagtTTACTATTATTTGTTTGCAGTATCACAGAAACTCCCTTTGTAATACAAAAGTACTTCCAAAATGGTGCATATTTTAGTGGATCTTATCTTTAACTCACATGTTTTCATGACCTCATTTATGACATACATTTTCAAGTTAAATAATTGTCAGCATGAGCTCTTGAGTACATCTGAAGCTTGCATTGGAAACATCAGGCCATGTGCTTCTTTTAGAACTCCCTGAGAAATATGCCTCTTGAAATAAAaagcttgattttcatatttgaaatcaaATTGTCTTAATGTTGCTTCAAAATGGAAGAACTGTTGTATGCTTTCATTGTAGGATCTACAATGAAACTTATGGTTGCCATTATGTGCAGGGATGAACACCGGCATTCAGGATGCTCATAATTTAGCTTGGAAGATAGCATGTGTAATGCATGGATTTGCTTCATCTGCCATCCTTGATACATATGAGATGGAGCGTAGACCGGTATGACTATGTAAGTTTGTGTCATTCATGAATTGATTTATTTTCTGAAGTGAGAATTGATTGCCTTGCTTTCCAGATTGCTCTTTTCAATACATCTCTAAGCATTGAAAATTTCAATGATGCCATATCAGTCCCTTCTGCTCTTGGCCTTAATCCAAATATTGCAAACTCTGGTAAGTTAATATCCTccttttctcaaaatctttgcTTTCCTGCACCAGAGTTCTTCAAGGATGCATGCATTTGGTCATGGATCTTCACTGGTATGCTGGGTAAACCTTCATATGCATGGAGAGTTTCCTCTTGCTCTCTCCCTTCAATCCTTTTTTCCATCAACAATGGTAATGCCATGATAGGGTTTAAGACGTATGTACCTACTTGTCCTGAGTTATGCAAGGTCTCTGGGTAACTGAGTACTCAATACTTCATCCAACCCAGGAAATGGATAATCCTGTATATTCTGTTCTCAAATCAAAGGTTTGAGAGCTCAGGTTTATGCCATTTTTGAGGATGAACCAGATTCTTCTGTTCAAGTCTAATTTCGTTAGGAGTAAAATCTGATAGCATTCTTGTTGAATGGTTGTGTCCTGAAAGTGCATCGCGTAATCAATAGTGGATTTGGTGGCATCATTCCCTCTGGATTGCAGAAGTTACTCCTTGAGGGAATTTTTACCGTTGGCCGTGCCCAGTTGTTACCAGCTGTTTTGAATGAAGCCAATCCTTTTGGATCTGCAAGACTAGCTAAACTCAGGGGCATcttagaagaaggaaaaagccTTCAACTTCAGTTTCCTGCTGAAGATCTCGGCTTCAGGTAGCCATCACCCTTGATTCTGATGTTTGGTTATTATTCATTGAGATTGAGCATACATTAAGCAACGTGTTACTCTATTATTACCTGTATCATCAGGTACCAGGAAGGAGCCCTTATAACTAATGCAGATAGAAACCCTGAAGAGCGAAAAGTAAAATTCGGTGGCCGGAGAAAAGAGTACATCCCCACTGCCGAAGTTGGAGCACGTTTACCACATATGAATTTGCATCTCCTGGATGCATCATCCCCTCAGGTAACAAGAGCTCTTCTGCCCTGgaatatgtgatttttttttttctttctatatctCTATTTTTCTTTGCAGGAGACACTGTCTACACTGGATCTGGTACGAGGAGACAGAGTTGAGTTCCTTTTACTGGTAGGACCcagaagagcttcctatagtcTCGCATCTGCTGCCCTCAAGGTCGCAGTAGGCATCAGATTACCCCTAAGAGTTTGCATTGTGTGGTCTGAATCCTTTTCTCATCAGTGTATTGATGATGGGAGGAAGTCACTTCAAGAGCAATCAGGCAGTGTGATTGAGGTTCAGATAAAGAAGACACAAGCATCATCTTCTTGGTGGGAGTTGGTGAGCAGGGGAGCCATCCTTGTGAGACCAGATGATCATATTGCATGGCAGGTTGCTCTTTCTGAATCTATCCAAAATCCTGCCTTGGAGTTCGAAAGGGTCTTCTCTCAGTTAATGAGATTGTGGAAGACAAAGGAAGATTCTGCTGAGGACGAACATAAGAGCATGGGACATTGGATAAATCACTCTAGCTTGTAAGAAAAAGCACATCCAAACTGAGACAAACAAAGATTCTGCTGAGAACGAACAATAAGAGCATGAGACATTGGATAAATCACTCTAGCTTGTAAGAAAAAGCACATGCAAACTGCTAGCAGCATGTTTCACTTCCAAAGTTCATGACCCAGATAGCAGCATTGCAGCTCGTAACTGACATGAATTAACCA
Proteins encoded in this region:
- the LOC116250661 gene encoding uncharacterized protein LOC116250661; translated protein: MRIFRVFRPWRWRLDPNVVGRVVPTGSSHHTNARSLCCSAGLVKKNEGDETLPVLIVGGGPVGLILSILLTKLGVGCTVVEKGDSFSHHPQAHFINNRSMELFRKLDGLEKEILELQPAVNLWRKFIYCTSLSGQIIGSVDHMKPQDFEQIVSPTSVGHFSQYKLLRLLLKRLLNMGFHIFTADRCNSDQVPGGKWEKKILMGHECKSFSFTDDGIMVKTSFHKEGKLVERNIPCSILIGADGAGSTVRKLVGIDMEGERNMQNLVSVHFLSQNLGKYLLHERPGMLFFIFNPEAIGVLVAHDLNEGEFVLQIPYYPPQQNLEEFTVEKCQEIIFKLVGHKLVDINIRDIKPWVMHAEVAEKYSAVNNRVMLVGDAAHRFPPAGGFGMNTGIQDAHNLAWKIACVMHGFASSAILDTYEMERRPIALFNTSLSIENFNDAISVPSALGLNPNIANSVHRVINSGFGGIIPSGLQKLLLEGIFTVGRAQLLPAVLNEANPFGSARLAKLRGILEEGKSLQLQFPAEDLGFRYQEGALITNADRNPEERKVKFGGRRKEYIPTAEVGARLPHMNLHLLDASSPQETLSTLDLVRGDRVEFLLLVGPRRASYSLASAALKVAVGIRLPLRVCIVWSESFSHQCIDDGRKSLQEQSGSVIEVQIKKTQASSSWWELVSRGAILVRPDDHIAWQVALSESIQNPALEFERVFSQLMRLWKTKEDSAEDEHKSMGHWINHSSL